Proteins encoded together in one Rossellomorea sp. y25 window:
- the leuS gene encoding leucine--tRNA ligase, translating into MSFNHRSVETKWQQYWEENKTFKATEDEGKSNFYALDMFPYPSGAGLHVGHPEGFTATDILSRMKRMQGYNVLHPMGWDAFGLPAEQYALDTGNDPAEFTQKNIDTFRRQIKSLGFSYDWDREVNTTDPGYYKWTQWIFTKLYEKGLAYVDEVAVNWCPALGTVLANEEVIDGKSERGGHPVERRPMKQWMLKITAYADRLVEDLEEVDWPESIKDMQRNWIGRSEGAEVNFTIDGHDKSFDVFTTRPDTIFGATYAVLAPEHPFVAEITTDEQRSKVNEYIDKIKSKSDLERTDLAKEKTGVFTGAYAINPANGEKMPIWIADYVLMSYGSGAIMAVPAHDERDYEFAKEFDLPIVEVVAGGNIEKEAYTGDGDHVNSGFLDGLGKEEAITKAISWLEEKNIGTKKVTYRLRDWLFSRQRYWGEPIPVIHWEDGTTTTVPESELPLVLPKTTEIKPSGTGESPLANISEWVNVEDPETGKKGRRETNTMPQWAGSCWYYIRYIDPHNEEALADAKKMQEWLPVDTYIGGAEHAVLHLLYARFWHKFLYDIGVVPTKEPFQKLFNQGMILGENNEKMSKSKGNVVNPDEVVESHGADTLRLYEMFMGPLEASIAWSTNGLDGARRFLDRVWRLLVEEDGSLSSKVTDAPNSDLDKTYNQTVKKVTEDYEGLRFNTGISQLMVFINDAYKADTLPKDYVEGFIKLLSPIAPHMTEELWSKLGHEGTISYEAWPTFDESKLVDNEVEIVLQVNGKVKAKVMIPRDMNKEDLEKTAMENDEIKSQIEGKTIRKVIAVPGKLVNIVAN; encoded by the coding sequence ATGAGTTTTAATCATAGAAGTGTTGAGACAAAATGGCAGCAGTATTGGGAAGAAAACAAAACGTTCAAGGCGACTGAAGACGAAGGAAAATCCAATTTCTACGCGCTGGATATGTTCCCGTATCCATCAGGCGCCGGTCTTCACGTAGGACATCCGGAAGGGTTTACGGCGACAGACATCCTTTCCCGCATGAAGCGCATGCAAGGGTATAACGTCCTTCATCCGATGGGATGGGATGCATTCGGTTTACCGGCTGAGCAATATGCCCTTGATACAGGCAATGACCCGGCAGAATTCACTCAAAAAAATATCGATACGTTCCGTCGGCAAATCAAGTCACTTGGTTTCTCATATGACTGGGACCGTGAAGTCAATACGACAGATCCCGGCTACTACAAGTGGACGCAATGGATCTTCACGAAGCTTTATGAAAAAGGCTTGGCCTATGTGGATGAGGTTGCCGTCAACTGGTGTCCTGCACTTGGAACCGTGCTTGCCAATGAAGAGGTCATCGACGGGAAAAGTGAACGCGGTGGTCATCCAGTAGAACGCCGTCCGATGAAACAGTGGATGCTGAAGATCACGGCTTATGCCGATCGCCTTGTGGAAGACCTTGAAGAGGTTGATTGGCCGGAAAGCATCAAAGACATGCAGCGTAACTGGATCGGTCGCTCAGAAGGAGCAGAAGTGAACTTTACCATCGATGGTCATGACAAATCATTCGATGTCTTCACGACGCGTCCGGATACGATCTTCGGTGCGACATATGCGGTTCTGGCACCTGAGCATCCGTTTGTAGCAGAAATCACAACGGACGAACAACGCTCGAAAGTGAATGAGTATATCGACAAGATCAAGTCGAAAAGTGATCTTGAACGTACAGATTTGGCAAAAGAAAAAACAGGTGTCTTCACCGGGGCTTATGCCATCAATCCGGCGAACGGCGAGAAAATGCCGATCTGGATCGCTGATTATGTTCTCATGAGCTACGGTTCCGGTGCGATTATGGCGGTTCCTGCCCATGACGAACGGGATTATGAGTTTGCGAAAGAGTTCGATCTTCCAATCGTGGAAGTCGTCGCTGGAGGAAACATTGAGAAAGAAGCGTATACAGGTGACGGTGATCATGTGAATTCCGGTTTCCTTGATGGACTTGGGAAGGAAGAAGCGATTACCAAAGCGATTTCTTGGTTAGAAGAGAAAAATATCGGAACGAAGAAAGTGACATACCGCCTTCGGGACTGGTTGTTCAGCCGTCAGCGTTATTGGGGCGAGCCGATTCCTGTCATCCATTGGGAAGACGGTACGACAACGACGGTTCCGGAGAGTGAGCTTCCTCTTGTCCTACCGAAGACGACGGAAATCAAACCGTCCGGAACAGGTGAATCTCCACTTGCGAACATCAGTGAATGGGTGAACGTCGAGGATCCTGAAACAGGCAAAAAAGGCCGTCGTGAAACAAACACGATGCCACAATGGGCAGGCAGCTGCTGGTACTACATTCGTTATATCGATCCACATAACGAAGAAGCCCTTGCCGATGCGAAGAAAATGCAGGAGTGGCTTCCGGTCGATACCTATATCGGAGGAGCCGAGCATGCGGTCCTTCACTTGCTGTATGCACGTTTCTGGCATAAGTTCCTTTATGATATCGGTGTAGTACCAACGAAAGAGCCATTCCAGAAGCTATTCAACCAAGGAATGATCCTCGGGGAAAACAATGAAAAAATGAGTAAATCAAAAGGGAATGTCGTGAATCCGGATGAGGTGGTGGAATCTCACGGTGCCGATACCCTTCGTCTATATGAAATGTTCATGGGACCACTGGAAGCATCCATTGCCTGGAGCACAAACGGCCTTGACGGAGCCCGCCGCTTCCTGGACCGTGTATGGCGCCTGCTTGTCGAGGAGGATGGCTCACTATCCTCTAAAGTGACGGATGCACCAAACAGTGACCTTGATAAAACGTATAACCAAACCGTTAAGAAAGTGACAGAAGACTATGAGGGTCTTCGTTTCAACACAGGGATTTCCCAGCTGATGGTATTCATCAATGATGCCTACAAGGCGGACACTCTTCCGAAGGATTACGTAGAAGGATTCATCAAGCTTCTTTCTCCGATCGCTCCGCATATGACAGAAGAACTTTGGAGCAAGCTTGGTCACGAAGGAACG
- a CDS encoding 3-hydroxybutyrate dehydrogenase, with product MVENKVVFITGAAQGIGFEIGKEFAANGAKVVLTDLQEDAVQKASDTLKREGYEVLGLRCDVTSESELKGAIAKTVDHYGKLDVLINNAGLQHVSHIEEFPTEKFELLIKVMLTAPFIAIKHALPHMKEQGEGRIINMASINGLVGFSGKAAYNSAKHGVIGLTKVAALEAAQHGITVNAVCPGYVDTPLVRNQLGDLAKTRNIPFERVIEEVIYPLVPQRRLLDVKEIADYTMFLCSDAAKGITGQAVVLDGGYTIQ from the coding sequence ATGGTTGAAAATAAAGTTGTTTTCATAACAGGGGCAGCGCAAGGGATCGGTTTCGAAATCGGAAAAGAATTCGCTGCTAATGGAGCAAAGGTCGTACTGACGGATCTGCAGGAAGATGCCGTTCAAAAAGCCTCAGATACCCTTAAGAGAGAAGGATATGAAGTACTCGGATTACGCTGTGACGTGACATCGGAATCCGAATTAAAAGGGGCAATCGCTAAAACCGTGGATCACTACGGCAAGCTGGATGTATTAATCAATAATGCAGGCCTTCAACATGTATCCCATATTGAAGAGTTCCCGACTGAAAAATTCGAACTTCTCATAAAAGTCATGCTGACCGCACCATTTATCGCGATCAAGCATGCCCTGCCTCACATGAAGGAGCAGGGGGAGGGACGGATCATCAACATGGCGTCCATTAATGGATTAGTCGGTTTTTCCGGAAAAGCAGCCTATAATTCTGCCAAACACGGAGTCATCGGCCTGACGAAGGTAGCGGCTTTGGAAGCGGCACAACATGGAATCACCGTCAATGCGGTTTGTCCCGGATACGTGGACACTCCGCTGGTTCGCAATCAGCTGGGGGACCTTGCCAAAACGCGCAATATCCCCTTTGAAAGAGTGATAGAAGAAGTCATCTATCCTCTCGTACCGCAGAGAAGATTACTCGATGTCAAAGAAATTGCAGACTATACCATGTTCCTATGCAGTGATGCAGCAAAGGGAATTACCGGTCAGGCAGTCGTCTTGGACGGAGGGTATACGATCCAATAG
- a CDS encoding SLC13 family permease — protein sequence MLSMIGLIGGLILLIFLTMRGMNILIVGPISALFVAVLSGMPLFPQLAAEGEANLVTNYMSGFTSFVAAWYLMFLLGAVFGKVMEDSGAADSVSRFVVEKMGMKYAVLAIVAACAVLTYGGVSLFVVAFSVYPMAVSLFKQADLPRRFIPAALAFGSVTFTMTSAGSPEIQNWIPIEYLGTTPYAGWEVSLIVAVFMAVFGYWWLKRMITKAVNKGEKFHSREEDPVIDEGRPLPNPFMGLVPLLVVLILAFTFHDSLKQSALIIALLGGVISAYVLNRKYFKGFWGAVSEGTVGALIAIGNTAAVVGFGGVAKAVPAFSTAVEVMTNIPGSPLIGGAIAVSVIAGMTGSASGGQAIALPILAPHYVDMGVNPEALHRVVAISSGALDSLPHNGYVVTTIRSICNESHGEAYGAVGAVTVIVPLIGLALAILLFSFGVGI from the coding sequence ATGTTAAGCATGATCGGTCTTATTGGAGGACTTATTTTATTAATCTTTTTAACGATGAGGGGCATGAACATATTGATTGTTGGTCCCATATCGGCATTGTTCGTCGCGGTGTTAAGCGGAATGCCGCTCTTTCCACAATTGGCGGCTGAAGGGGAAGCCAATCTGGTAACCAATTATATGTCTGGATTCACAAGCTTTGTCGCCGCTTGGTATCTAATGTTCTTATTGGGTGCTGTTTTCGGAAAAGTAATGGAAGATAGCGGTGCAGCGGATAGTGTTTCCCGTTTTGTTGTAGAGAAAATGGGAATGAAATACGCAGTACTCGCCATTGTTGCAGCCTGTGCCGTTTTAACATATGGAGGAGTCAGTCTCTTCGTTGTAGCATTCTCCGTTTATCCTATGGCTGTTAGTTTATTTAAACAAGCTGACCTGCCACGCCGTTTCATTCCTGCGGCATTAGCATTTGGATCGGTCACGTTCACGATGACATCTGCAGGTTCACCGGAGATCCAAAACTGGATTCCGATTGAATATCTTGGTACGACACCATATGCAGGCTGGGAGGTCAGCTTGATCGTTGCCGTGTTTATGGCTGTCTTTGGCTACTGGTGGTTAAAGCGTATGATCACCAAAGCAGTCAATAAAGGAGAGAAGTTCCATTCACGTGAAGAAGATCCGGTCATTGATGAAGGAAGACCCCTGCCTAACCCGTTCATGGGGTTGGTTCCATTATTAGTCGTCCTTATTCTGGCTTTCACTTTCCACGATTCTTTAAAACAATCAGCACTTATCATTGCCCTGTTAGGTGGTGTGATTTCTGCTTACGTGTTAAATCGCAAATATTTCAAAGGCTTCTGGGGTGCTGTTTCCGAGGGTACGGTTGGAGCATTGATCGCCATCGGTAACACAGCGGCTGTTGTTGGATTCGGAGGAGTGGCCAAAGCTGTTCCGGCCTTCAGTACCGCGGTAGAGGTCATGACGAATATTCCTGGATCTCCATTGATCGGTGGAGCAATCGCCGTCAGTGTAATAGCAGGGATGACTGGTTCGGCTTCCGGTGGTCAAGCGATCGCATTGCCGATCCTCGCACCTCACTATGTTGATATGGGTGTGAATCCTGAAGCCCTTCACCGGGTAGTGGCGATATCTTCAGGAGCACTGGATTCATTGCCGCACAATGGATATGTCGTAACGACGATCCGCTCAATCTGTAATGAATCACATGGAGAAGCGTATGGGGCGGTTGGTGCAGTTACGGTCATTGTCCCACTGATCGGTTTAGCTTTAGCGATTCTTTTATTCTCATTTGGCGTAGGGATCTAA
- a CDS encoding sigma 54-interacting transcriptional regulator, translating into MSSLLKKVSVEMIEIILENAFEWLVVVDNEGTIIYINDNYCRFLEVERDKAIGSHVTNVIENTRMHIVADGGKEEVADLQYIKGNYMIANRIPIRVDGKVIGAFGSVIFRDTSEWMQMSSHVKNMMSKIQSYIQDINSGVKYTLNDIIGESPGMNELKDKAQMIAPSDISVLIRGESGTGKELFAHSIHQLSERSGQPFIKVNCAAIPEQLLESELFGYEEGAFTGAKKGGKKGKFQLAHKGTLFLDEIGDMPLNMQAKLLRVLQEGEVEAVGSNRVQHVDVRIVAATNRPLEIMMEEKRFRSDLYYRINVVPFQIPPLRERKEDIETLAAFFLEKSTKSSGKRVQGFESDVMQIFLSYSWPGNLRELENVINASTYLSNGSKISLQSLPSYMKAGNLYDVGSKTLREILEETEKSVLTQSLQTHQHDKRKVAESLGISKSSMYEKLNKYQLL; encoded by the coding sequence ATGAGCAGCTTGTTAAAAAAGGTATCCGTCGAAATGATCGAAATCATTCTTGAGAACGCTTTCGAATGGTTGGTCGTCGTTGATAACGAAGGTACGATCATCTACATAAATGATAATTACTGTCGCTTTCTCGAAGTCGAGCGGGATAAAGCGATTGGTTCACATGTAACTAACGTCATCGAAAACACACGTATGCATATTGTTGCGGACGGCGGTAAAGAGGAAGTGGCAGACCTTCAATATATAAAAGGAAACTATATGATCGCCAATCGTATTCCGATCCGGGTTGATGGTAAAGTGATAGGAGCATTTGGATCGGTGATCTTCCGGGACACGAGTGAATGGATGCAAATGAGTTCTCACGTGAAGAACATGATGTCTAAAATTCAAAGCTATATTCAAGATATCAATAGCGGTGTGAAATACACGCTGAATGACATCATTGGTGAATCACCTGGTATGAATGAGCTGAAAGACAAAGCTCAAATGATCGCTCCCAGTGATATCTCCGTCCTCATCAGGGGGGAAAGTGGAACGGGTAAGGAACTGTTCGCTCACAGTATTCACCAGCTTAGTGAAAGAAGCGGACAACCCTTTATTAAAGTGAACTGTGCAGCGATTCCAGAGCAGCTTCTGGAATCAGAGCTATTCGGTTACGAAGAGGGTGCTTTTACAGGTGCGAAAAAAGGTGGTAAGAAAGGAAAGTTTCAGCTGGCTCATAAGGGAACTCTGTTTCTGGATGAAATAGGGGACATGCCTCTCAACATGCAGGCGAAGCTTCTCAGGGTTTTACAGGAAGGGGAAGTCGAGGCAGTCGGTTCAAACCGTGTTCAACATGTAGATGTCCGTATTGTTGCCGCCACGAACCGTCCCCTTGAAATAATGATGGAAGAAAAGCGATTTCGAAGTGATCTATATTATCGTATTAACGTCGTGCCTTTTCAAATTCCTCCTCTCCGTGAACGGAAGGAAGATATCGAAACCCTGGCAGCCTTTTTTTTGGAAAAATCCACAAAATCGTCGGGGAAACGGGTTCAAGGCTTCGAAAGCGATGTGATGCAGATATTTCTTTCCTATAGCTGGCCGGGGAATCTCCGTGAGTTAGAGAATGTCATTAATGCATCCACCTATTTATCTAATGGAAGCAAGATTTCTCTTCAGTCACTACCTTCATATATGAAGGCAGGAAATTTATATGATGTAGGATCCAAAACATTAAGAGAAATCCTCGAAGAAACGGAGAAATCCGTGTTGACACAAAGCCTGCAAACCCATCAGCATGATAAACGAAAGGTTGCAGAGTCTTTAGGGATAAGCAAATCAAGCATGTATGAGAAATTAAATAAATATCAGCTTCTATGA
- a CDS encoding cupin domain-containing protein: MKIAELKIFYFEDDGIIPNNPDLPVLIYRNALDYSHNAEELFNRNQWLNSWTNGIYDYHHYHSNAHEVLGVMEGEATVQLGGEMGEEVKVHKGDVIILPAGTGHKKLSASHDFKVAGAYPNGDDYNLKKGSLRERPSVLIEIKNVPRPTMDPVFGETGPLTKYWVKKMD; the protein is encoded by the coding sequence ATGAAAATCGCAGAACTGAAAATATTTTATTTCGAAGACGATGGAATCATCCCTAATAACCCGGACCTGCCAGTACTCATTTACCGCAATGCACTTGATTATTCTCATAACGCCGAAGAACTCTTCAACAGAAATCAGTGGCTCAATAGTTGGACAAATGGCATTTATGATTACCACCATTATCATAGTAATGCACATGAAGTATTAGGGGTCATGGAAGGTGAGGCAACAGTTCAGTTAGGCGGTGAAATGGGCGAAGAAGTGAAGGTCCATAAAGGTGATGTGATCATCCTTCCAGCCGGGACCGGACATAAGAAATTATCGGCAAGTCACGACTTCAAAGTCGCAGGTGCCTATCCGAACGGTGATGATTATAATTTGAAAAAAGGTTCATTACGTGAACGGCCCAGTGTATTAATCGAAATTAAGAACGTTCCGCGACCCACAATGGACCCTGTGTTTGGAGAAACAGGTCCACTCACAAAATATTGGGTCAAGAAAATGGATTAA
- a CDS encoding MFS transporter, which yields MPKSLWLLVIGMMVNVTGASFLWPLNTIYLHENLGESLSVAGIVLMMNAGASVIGNLIGGTLFDKFGGYRSILVGISITLTALVGMNIWHGWPHYVVFLTIVGFGSGIVFPSMYAMAGSVWPEGGRKAFNSVYVAQNIGVAVGAALGGFVASFSFNYIFLANLSMYIVFFFIALFGYRSISVSAHQTSVLNESKVIRDKSKLKALLFICVAYLLCWMGYVQWQSTIATYTQEINISLKQYSLLWTINGALIVLAQPLLSKAIKRFEHNLKLQIMIGTIIFMVSFAVASIADQFQWFAIAMIILTIGEMLIWPAVPTIANSLAPKGREGFYQGIVNSTATGGRMIGPFIGGVLVDLFSMQVLFMTLIAFFMVSLVITSQYDRPLKKKSAVSVSVQQ from the coding sequence ATGCCCAAATCATTATGGTTGCTTGTCATTGGAATGATGGTGAATGTGACAGGTGCCTCTTTTTTATGGCCTCTTAATACCATTTATCTACATGAGAATTTAGGGGAATCACTATCTGTAGCGGGAATTGTGCTGATGATGAACGCGGGAGCGAGCGTCATTGGAAATCTGATCGGGGGAACACTTTTTGATAAGTTCGGCGGTTATCGCTCGATATTAGTAGGGATTTCCATTACTTTGACTGCTCTGGTTGGAATGAATATTTGGCATGGCTGGCCGCACTATGTGGTCTTCTTGACCATTGTTGGTTTTGGTTCGGGAATCGTCTTTCCTTCCATGTATGCCATGGCAGGTTCGGTATGGCCTGAAGGTGGAAGAAAAGCATTCAATTCAGTCTATGTGGCGCAAAATATCGGAGTTGCGGTTGGAGCTGCATTAGGTGGATTTGTCGCCTCATTTTCCTTTAACTATATATTCTTAGCGAATCTTAGTATGTATATCGTCTTTTTCTTCATTGCCTTATTTGGTTATCGAAGCATATCCGTGAGCGCTCATCAAACATCTGTATTGAATGAGTCTAAGGTGATTAGGGATAAATCGAAACTGAAGGCACTGCTCTTCATTTGTGTCGCCTATTTATTATGCTGGATGGGCTATGTACAATGGCAATCCACCATTGCGACGTACACTCAGGAAATCAATATCAGTTTGAAACAATATAGCTTACTGTGGACGATCAATGGAGCACTGATTGTGCTTGCACAACCGCTTTTGTCGAAAGCCATCAAGCGTTTTGAACATAATTTAAAGCTTCAAATTATGATCGGGACGATTATATTCATGGTTTCCTTCGCAGTGGCTTCGATTGCGGATCAATTTCAATGGTTTGCGATTGCGATGATCATTCTGACGATTGGTGAAATGCTCATATGGCCCGCCGTCCCTACGATAGCCAACTCACTTGCTCCAAAAGGGAGAGAAGGTTTCTATCAGGGAATCGTGAATAGTACAGCAACAGGAGGAAGAATGATCGGGCCGTTTATCGGAGGAGTATTAGTGGACCTATTCAGCATGCAGGTGCTGTTTATGACGTTGATCGCTTTCTTCATGGTCTCACTAGTCATTACGAGTCAATATGACCGACCATTGAAAAAGAAAAGCGCTGTGTCCGTATCGGTTCAACAATAA
- a CDS encoding glycogen biosynthesis protein GlgD: MTTRSDKKNPEQKTRSDFRNLDTEFGAENNPVKAAKKRYEKQGQPVKSDHHNGK, encoded by the coding sequence TTGACAACACGTTCTGACAAAAAAAATCCTGAACAAAAGACCCGCAGTGATTTTCGTAATTTAGATACAGAATTCGGGGCTGAAAACAATCCTGTCAAAGCTGCGAAAAAGCGCTACGAAAAACAGGGACAGCCTGTCAAATCCGATCATCATAACGGAAAATGA
- a CDS encoding YtzC family protein translates to MATRNSVDECIQKCEDAIRYAQEQYKSGSQQEHYHDVEYTQAMQQLEAAVNDVAHLANSANSQQREQLHRMRLQLQNMQNEMILLDHDPNVVGGKLH, encoded by the coding sequence ATGGCAACAAGAAATTCGGTAGATGAATGCATTCAAAAGTGTGAAGATGCCATTCGTTACGCTCAAGAACAATATAAATCAGGATCACAGCAGGAGCATTATCACGATGTGGAATATACTCAAGCCATGCAGCAGCTTGAAGCAGCAGTGAATGATGTAGCTCATTTAGCCAACAGCGCGAACTCTCAACAGCGTGAACAATTGCATCGCATGAGACTTCAGCTTCAAAACATGCAAAATGAGATGATTTTGTTAGATCACGATCCAAATGTAGTAGGAGGTAAATTACATTGA
- a CDS encoding TIGR01212 family radical SAM protein (This family includes YhcC from E. coli K-12, an uncharacterized radical SAM protein.) codes for MFVIGTNPFPYATDSKRYHTWNYHLRNHFGHKVFKVALDGGFDCPNRDGTVARGGCTFCSAAGSGDFAGSRVDSLDKQFKDIKERMHKKWKNGKYMAYFQAFTNTHAPVDVLREKYESVLEQEGVVGISIATRPDCLPDDVVEYLAELNDRTYLWVELGLQTVHEKTAGLINRAHDFQCYVEGVNKLRKHGIRVCSHIINGLPQEDEEMMMETAREVAKLDVQGIKIHLLHLLKGTPMVKQYEKGLLDFMDFDKYVKLVCDQLEVLPPEMIVHRITGDGPIDLMIGPMWSVNKWSVLNAIDDELKRRDSWQGKFFKVDVKA; via the coding sequence GTGTTTGTCATCGGGACAAACCCATTTCCATATGCCACAGATTCCAAACGATATCATACGTGGAACTATCATTTACGAAACCATTTTGGACACAAGGTCTTTAAGGTTGCCCTGGACGGCGGTTTCGATTGCCCGAACCGGGATGGCACGGTCGCCCGTGGAGGCTGCACGTTTTGCAGTGCTGCAGGCTCTGGTGATTTTGCCGGAAGCAGAGTCGACTCTTTAGATAAACAATTCAAGGATATTAAGGAAAGAATGCACAAGAAGTGGAAAAATGGAAAGTACATGGCGTATTTCCAAGCATTCACGAACACTCACGCACCTGTTGATGTGCTGAGAGAGAAGTATGAATCAGTTCTCGAACAAGAGGGCGTTGTGGGTATTTCCATCGCTACCCGTCCAGACTGTCTTCCTGACGATGTGGTTGAATATTTAGCAGAATTAAACGATAGAACCTATTTATGGGTAGAACTGGGACTGCAAACCGTTCATGAAAAAACGGCCGGCTTGATCAATCGGGCTCACGATTTTCAGTGCTATGTAGAAGGCGTCAATAAATTAAGAAAGCACGGTATACGGGTCTGTTCCCATATTATTAACGGACTGCCTCAAGAAGATGAAGAAATGATGATGGAAACGGCACGTGAAGTGGCAAAACTTGACGTCCAGGGAATCAAAATTCACCTCCTGCACTTACTGAAAGGAACACCCATGGTCAAGCAATATGAAAAAGGACTGCTCGACTTCATGGATTTCGACAAATACGTGAAATTGGTTTGCGATCAGCTGGAAGTCCTTCCACCGGAGATGATCGTTCACCGCATTACGGGGGACGGACCTATCGACCTTATGATCGGACCAATGTGGAGCGTGAATAAATGGAGTGTACTGAACGCGATTGATGATGAACTTAAACGCCGGGACAGCTGGCAGGGAAAATTTTTCAAAGTGGATGTGAAAGCATGA
- a CDS encoding class I SAM-dependent methyltransferase, whose protein sequence is MKLDRILPFARELLERAVKPGDITIDATLGNGHDTLFLARLVGDNGRVYGFDIQEEAIENTKEQLITHDLSHRVTLFHQGHETVMNVIPPVHHGKVTGAIFNLGYLPGGDKEIVTRPKTTILALNQILEMMAPEGILVLVIYHGHPEGAVERDYILRYVEKLDQNYVHVLRYQFMNQLNNPPFIVALEKR, encoded by the coding sequence ATGAAATTAGATCGAATCTTACCTTTTGCGAGAGAGCTTCTGGAACGGGCTGTCAAACCAGGAGACATTACTATAGACGCAACACTCGGGAATGGACATGACACCTTATTCCTGGCTCGGTTAGTCGGAGATAACGGCCGGGTATACGGCTTTGATATACAAGAGGAAGCTATAGAAAACACGAAAGAACAGCTCATCACCCATGACCTTTCTCACCGGGTGACACTCTTTCACCAAGGGCACGAGACAGTGATGAACGTCATTCCTCCTGTCCATCACGGGAAAGTGACAGGCGCAATCTTCAACCTGGGGTACTTACCCGGCGGCGACAAGGAAATTGTCACCCGTCCGAAAACAACGATACTCGCCTTGAATCAAATCCTGGAAATGATGGCTCCTGAAGGGATCCTCGTCCTTGTCATTTATCACGGGCACCCGGAAGGAGCGGTAGAAAGGGACTATATCCTTCGCTACGTGGAAAAATTGGACCAAAACTACGTCCATGTCCTTCGCTATCAATTCATGAATCAACTAAACAATCCTCCATTTATTGTGGCATTGGAGAAGAGATAA
- a CDS encoding LLM class flavin-dependent oxidoreductase codes for MSILKLSVLDQSPISEGMSPQEALHHTVQLAQHVEKLGFERFWVSEHHDSTGLAGSSPEVLIAHLAQNTSRIRVGSGGVMLPHYSSYKVAENFRLLEGLNPNRIDLGLGRAPGGMPMATMALHDGKPRDVNRYPEQIDDLLGYLTDSLPDTHPYQGLTAAPMIETMPEVWMLGSSPSSAMLAAQKGLPYTFAQFINGEGGPQYTQAYRNNFVPSEYLKEPKNIVAVFAICAETDEEAERVASSIDLAILMIEQGMRSNGTPSPEKAAAYQYTPFEEMRVRENRKRMVVGNPKKVKEQLHSLSEQYGTDEIMLVSITYDFQDKLKSFQLIANELL; via the coding sequence ATGTCCATTTTGAAGCTAAGTGTTTTAGATCAGTCACCCATTTCAGAAGGAATGAGCCCTCAAGAGGCTTTACATCATACAGTACAATTAGCACAGCATGTCGAGAAGTTGGGTTTTGAACGTTTTTGGGTATCAGAACATCATGATTCAACGGGTCTTGCCGGTTCATCACCGGAGGTCTTGATTGCTCACCTTGCACAGAATACATCAAGGATCCGTGTCGGTTCCGGAGGGGTCATGCTTCCTCATTACTCTTCATACAAAGTAGCGGAGAACTTCCGATTGCTTGAAGGGTTGAATCCGAATCGGATTGATTTGGGACTCGGAAGGGCACCTGGCGGAATGCCGATGGCAACGATGGCCCTGCACGACGGGAAGCCGAGGGACGTCAATCGTTATCCAGAACAAATCGATGATCTGCTTGGGTATTTAACCGATTCATTACCAGATACTCATCCGTACCAAGGCTTAACGGCAGCGCCGATGATCGAAACGATGCCGGAAGTATGGATGCTCGGTTCAAGCCCATCCAGTGCGATGCTGGCGGCACAAAAGGGATTACCTTATACCTTTGCCCAGTTTATAAACGGGGAGGGCGGCCCTCAATATACTCAGGCTTACAGGAATAACTTTGTTCCTTCCGAATACTTGAAGGAGCCCAAAAACATCGTGGCCGTGTTTGCCATCTGTGCTGAAACGGATGAAGAAGCAGAAAGAGTGGCATCCAGCATAGACTTAGCGATCTTAATGATTGAACAAGGCATGCGTTCAAACGGCACACCAAGTCCTGAAAAAGCGGCAGCTTATCAGTACACGCCATTTGAAGAAATGAGAGTCCGCGAAAATCGTAAACGGATGGTCGTGGGCAATCCTAAAAAAGTGAAGGAACAACTACATTCACTCAGTGAACAGTACGGAACAGATGAAATCATGCTCGTCAGCATCACTTACGACTTCCAGGACAAACTCAAATCATTCCAATTAATCGCAAACGAACTGTTATAA